A window from Agelaius phoeniceus isolate bAgePho1 chromosome 13, bAgePho1.hap1, whole genome shotgun sequence encodes these proteins:
- the PCLAF gene encoding PCNA-associated factor, with amino-acid sequence MGAAPRSIGGLWPMALPRRGRAGQCRAGMARTKVDQRGRAFRKVLVARAPRKALGSGGGSSSSVSAGPALPGRRGHRRPVGLNRVCVRPVPAWQRGISDFLQLPSKESRASDGDTPGTSGLEARPLPLDPAEEGECLEEE; translated from the exons ATGGGGGCGGCCCCGCGCTCCATTGGCGGGCTGTGGCCAATGGCGCTGCcgaggcggggccgggccgggcagtgccGGGCCGGGATGGCGCGGACCAAGGTGGATCAGCGTGGTCGTGCCTTCCGCAAGG TGTTGGTCGCCCGCGCTCCCCGCAAGGCGCTGGGCtccggcggcggcagcagcagcagcgtcaGCGCGGGGCCGGCGCTGCCCGGCCGGAGAG GTCACCGGCGCCCCGTGGGGCTGAACCGGGTCTGTGTGAGGCCGGTGCCCGCCTGGCAAAGGGGAATCAGCgacttcctgcagctcccatccAAGGAGAGCCGGGCATCCGATGGAGACACACCCGGGACCAGCGGCCTGGA AGCTCGGCCCCTGCCACTGGATCCTGCCGAAGAGGGAGAGTGCTTGGAGGAAGAGTAG